The following proteins are encoded in a genomic region of Streptomyces gobiensis:
- a CDS encoding peptidase M6 → MVCRMPARQALVVAVAAVLAGMGLHLLPAAPARAQSPARDITGRCAIAPEPRGWVGVGPYEGRYIKPEGQKKATMIMVDFPDIPARTPVAQRASFFADYSDDYLRQASYGKYQLRTEPTQEWIRLPLRWRAYGIDRGVSAAVMRRYVQDAITAAMARGTDFGSTDLVYVVADDNVPASPMVSQAHTFTGLMAGDREISAAALAFGRASDNPDWQRGNFVHEANHLYGLPDLYNAHNGASVEFAGAWDTMSMAGKSDLFGWHKWKLGWLTDDQVACVKKGTSEHELKAIGSPDGANIAVVKTGEFTAIVAEVRTKSGLDTGICSEGVLLYSVDSRVRTGQGPIRVVDATPNSGGGTECSRWRPSELAELWDAPFQPGARHRFGSGLTIEVSTDHRVKITKP, encoded by the coding sequence ATGGTCTGCCGCATGCCCGCCCGCCAGGCACTGGTCGTCGCCGTGGCCGCGGTGCTCGCCGGCATGGGACTCCACCTGCTCCCAGCGGCCCCCGCCCGCGCACAGAGCCCCGCCAGAGACATCACGGGACGCTGCGCCATCGCGCCTGAACCACGAGGCTGGGTGGGGGTCGGGCCGTACGAGGGCCGGTACATCAAACCGGAGGGCCAGAAGAAGGCGACCATGATCATGGTTGACTTCCCGGACATCCCCGCTCGTACCCCCGTGGCCCAGCGTGCTTCCTTCTTCGCTGACTACAGCGACGACTATCTGCGGCAGGCCTCCTACGGGAAGTACCAGCTCCGGACCGAGCCCACTCAGGAGTGGATCCGGCTGCCGCTGAGATGGCGTGCGTACGGTATCGACCGCGGTGTCTCCGCCGCCGTGATGCGGCGATATGTCCAGGACGCGATCACCGCGGCCATGGCGCGGGGAACCGACTTCGGCTCCACGGACCTCGTCTATGTCGTCGCGGACGACAATGTGCCCGCGAGCCCGATGGTCTCGCAGGCCCATACCTTCACCGGCCTGATGGCGGGAGACCGGGAGATCAGCGCTGCCGCCCTGGCCTTCGGCCGGGCGTCCGACAACCCGGACTGGCAGCGGGGCAACTTCGTCCATGAGGCCAACCACCTCTACGGCCTGCCTGATCTCTACAACGCCCACAACGGTGCCTCGGTGGAGTTCGCGGGTGCCTGGGACACCATGAGCATGGCGGGTAAGAGCGATCTGTTCGGCTGGCACAAATGGAAGTTGGGCTGGCTCACCGACGATCAGGTCGCCTGTGTGAAGAAGGGCACCAGCGAGCATGAGCTCAAAGCCATCGGCTCCCCGGACGGCGCGAACATCGCTGTCGTCAAGACAGGCGAGTTCACCGCCATCGTCGCCGAGGTCCGGACGAAGAGCGGCCTGGACACCGGGATTTGCTCCGAGGGCGTGCTGCTGTACAGCGTCGATTCCCGCGTCCGGACGGGCCAGGGTCCGATCAGGGTTGTGGACGCCACACCGAACAGTGGTGGCGGCACGGAATGCAGCCGCTGGAGGCCGAGTGAGCTCGCCGAGCTGTGGGACGCGCCCTTCCAGCCGGGCGCCAGGCACCGCTTCGGCTCCGGGCTAACCATCGAAGTCAGCACCGACCACCGAGTGAAGATCACCAAGCCCTGA
- a CDS encoding alkaline phosphatase D family protein: protein MTHTNPTPQARHARKPKRRTVITAAATTAVLTPVAVAYSANASEDGPAFLHGVASGDPLPDGILLWTRVTPEPDAVPGSGKGRSVKVRWEVSEDRDFRKVASRGTVTAEAAGDHTVKADVRGLRPATGYFYRFTADGTHSPVGRTRTAPAEGAAADNLRFGVVSCSNWEAGHFSAYRHLAGRTDLHAVLHLGDYIYEYPVGGYGSRGKVIRPHTPEHETLTLADYRARNAQYKSDPDSQRMHAAHPLIAIWDDHEIANDWWKEGAENHTPGEEGAWADRMRVAKQAYFEWMPVRPSIEGTTYRRLRFGTLADLHLLDLRSFRDQQVMPGKGDIDSPNRTLTGHAQLDWLKAGLSASQAKWRLVGTSVMISPMAFGSLPAYLLRPIAKLLGLPEQGLAINTDQWDGYTHDRRELLSHLRSRGIDNTVFLTGDIHMSWANDVPIEAATYPASPTAATEFVITSVTSDNVDDILNAPPGSITPVAAPAIRAANRHAKWVDTDAHGYGVLDITTERAQMDFYAISDKTKAEATSKHSRSYRTLSGTQRVERAEQPVL from the coding sequence GTGACGCATACCAACCCCACTCCTCAGGCCCGCCACGCCCGTAAACCCAAGCGCCGTACGGTGATTACGGCCGCTGCCACCACCGCCGTACTGACACCCGTGGCCGTCGCCTACAGTGCGAACGCCTCCGAGGACGGCCCCGCCTTCCTGCACGGTGTCGCCTCCGGCGATCCGCTGCCCGACGGAATCCTGCTGTGGACCAGGGTCACTCCGGAACCGGACGCGGTGCCCGGTTCCGGCAAGGGGCGATCGGTGAAGGTCCGTTGGGAAGTGTCCGAAGACAGGGACTTCCGCAAGGTCGCCTCCCGTGGCACCGTCACCGCCGAGGCCGCCGGCGACCACACCGTCAAGGCCGATGTCCGCGGGCTGCGCCCGGCCACCGGCTACTTCTACCGGTTCACCGCCGACGGCACCCACTCCCCCGTGGGCCGCACCCGCACCGCACCCGCGGAGGGCGCCGCCGCCGACAACCTCCGCTTCGGCGTGGTGTCCTGCTCCAACTGGGAAGCCGGACACTTCTCCGCCTACCGCCATCTCGCCGGGCGCACCGACCTGCACGCCGTGCTGCACCTGGGCGACTACATCTACGAGTACCCGGTCGGCGGGTACGGCTCCCGGGGCAAGGTCATACGCCCGCACACACCCGAGCATGAGACCTTGACCCTCGCCGACTACCGCGCCCGCAACGCCCAGTACAAGAGCGACCCTGACTCCCAGCGGATGCACGCCGCCCACCCGCTGATCGCCATCTGGGACGACCACGAGATAGCCAACGACTGGTGGAAGGAGGGCGCCGAGAACCACACCCCAGGCGAGGAGGGCGCGTGGGCGGACCGGATGCGGGTCGCCAAGCAGGCGTACTTCGAGTGGATGCCGGTGCGCCCCTCCATCGAGGGCACCACCTACCGCAGACTGCGCTTCGGCACCCTTGCCGATCTGCATCTGCTCGATCTGCGTTCCTTCCGCGATCAGCAGGTGATGCCCGGCAAGGGGGACATCGACTCTCCCAACCGTACGCTCACCGGTCATGCCCAGCTCGACTGGCTGAAGGCCGGGCTGTCCGCGTCACAGGCGAAGTGGCGGCTCGTCGGCACCTCGGTGATGATCTCCCCCATGGCCTTTGGGTCGCTGCCCGCCTATCTGCTGCGGCCCATAGCGAAGCTTCTCGGCCTGCCCGAGCAGGGCCTGGCCATCAACACCGACCAGTGGGACGGCTACACCCACGACCGCCGTGAGCTGCTCTCCCATCTACGGTCACGGGGTATCGACAACACCGTGTTCCTCACCGGTGACATCCATATGTCCTGGGCCAACGATGTGCCCATCGAGGCGGCGACCTACCCCGCGTCGCCGACCGCCGCGACCGAGTTCGTCATCACCTCGGTGACGTCCGACAATGTCGACGACATCCTGAACGCCCCGCCGGGCTCCATCACCCCGGTCGCCGCCCCTGCGATCCGGGCCGCCAACCGCCATGCCAAATGGGTCGATACAGATGCCCATGGCTATGGTGTGCTCGATATCACCACCGAGCGGGCGCAGATGGACTTCTACGCCATCTCCGACAAGACCAAGGCCGAGGCGACGTCAAAGCATTCCCGGTCCTACCGCACACTTTCGGGAACACAGCGCGTGGAGCGTGCGGAGCAGCCCGTACTCTGA
- a CDS encoding dienelactone hydrolase family protein — MATVVLFHSAYGPRPAVQAAAERLRAAGHEVYTPDLYDGRTAGTVEDGMKIKDEIGRDELLKRAITGTATLSAKGVVYAGFSLGGSIAQNLALADDNARGLLLLHGTSDIAEDTTVDELPVQLHVADPDPFEPHDWLNAWYLRMRRAGADVEIYRYAGAGHLYTDPDLPDHDAEAAEATWQTALGFLAELG, encoded by the coding sequence GTGGCCACCGTTGTGCTGTTCCATTCCGCCTATGGGCCGCGACCCGCCGTCCAGGCCGCCGCCGAGCGGCTACGGGCCGCCGGGCATGAGGTGTATACACCCGATCTCTACGACGGCCGGACCGCCGGGACCGTCGAGGACGGAATGAAGATCAAGGACGAGATCGGCCGTGATGAGCTCCTGAAACGCGCCATCACCGGGACGGCAACGCTGTCCGCCAAGGGCGTGGTCTACGCGGGCTTCTCGCTGGGCGGCTCCATCGCGCAGAACCTCGCGCTCGCCGACGACAACGCGCGCGGTCTGCTGCTGCTTCACGGCACTTCCGATATCGCCGAGGACACGACCGTCGATGAGCTGCCCGTGCAGCTGCACGTCGCCGACCCTGACCCATTCGAACCGCACGACTGGCTGAACGCGTGGTATCTGCGGATGCGGCGTGCGGGTGCGGACGTTGAGATCTACCGCTACGCCGGAGCGGGTCACCTCTATACGGACCCGGATCTGCCCGACCATGACGCGGAGGCGGCAGAGGCGACCTGGCAGACGGCGCTCGGCTTCCTCGCGGAGCTGGGCTAG
- a CDS encoding RluA family pseudouridine synthase, whose translation MPPPAAPLEVRTLPVPDGLEGERVDAALARMFGFSRTKAAELAADGKVRVDGSEAGKSDRVHGGAWLEVEMPPPPTPVRIVAEPVEGMEVVHDDDDIVVIDKPVGVAAHPSPGWTGTTVIGGLAAAGFRVSTSGAAERQGIVHRLDVGTSGLMVVAKSERAYTLLKQQFRERTVDKRYHALVQGHPDPLSGTIDAPIGRHPAHDYKWAVTADGKPSVTHYDLVEACRAASLLDIKLETGRTHQIRVHMAAHRHPCVGDMTYGADPTLAKRLKLTRQWLHAVRLGFEHPADGRWVEFVSTYPDDLQSALDTVRAESA comes from the coding sequence ATCCCACCGCCTGCAGCGCCTCTTGAGGTCAGAACCCTGCCCGTGCCCGATGGACTGGAGGGCGAGCGCGTTGACGCTGCCCTGGCCAGGATGTTCGGCTTCTCCCGTACGAAGGCGGCCGAGCTGGCCGCGGATGGCAAGGTCCGGGTGGACGGATCCGAGGCCGGGAAGTCCGACCGCGTACACGGCGGGGCCTGGCTGGAGGTGGAGATGCCCCCGCCGCCGACGCCGGTGCGGATCGTCGCCGAGCCGGTTGAGGGCATGGAGGTCGTGCACGATGACGACGACATCGTGGTCATCGACAAGCCGGTTGGCGTCGCCGCCCACCCCAGTCCCGGCTGGACCGGTACCACCGTGATCGGCGGGCTCGCCGCAGCGGGCTTCCGTGTCTCCACCTCCGGCGCCGCCGAGCGGCAGGGTATTGTCCACCGGCTCGACGTCGGCACCTCCGGGCTGATGGTCGTCGCCAAGTCCGAGCGCGCCTACACCCTGCTCAAGCAGCAGTTCCGGGAGCGTACGGTCGACAAGCGCTACCACGCGCTGGTGCAGGGCCACCCCGATCCGCTGAGCGGGACCATTGACGCCCCCATCGGACGGCACCCCGCCCACGACTACAAGTGGGCCGTCACCGCTGACGGCAAGCCGTCGGTGACCCACTACGACCTCGTCGAGGCCTGCCGGGCAGCCAGCCTGCTCGATATCAAGCTGGAGACCGGCCGCACCCACCAGATCCGGGTCCATATGGCCGCGCACCGCCACCCCTGTGTGGGCGATATGACCTATGGCGCCGACCCGACGCTGGCCAAGCGGCTGAAGCTCACCCGGCAGTGGCTGCACGCCGTACGGCTGGGCTTTGAGCACCCGGCCGATGGGCGCTGGGTGGAGTTTGTGAGCACCTACCCGGACGATCTCCAGTCCGCGCTGGACACGGTGCGCGCCGAAAGCGCGTAG
- a CDS encoding mechanosensitive ion channel family protein has translation MEDVLRPVIVFGGALVLAYVLAWGVDQLLSRIDARHPETPMWGLLRRGRTPLQAVLFVALVRGFFGTTHLAKGRPETVEAVQLWLMLIMIAASAWLVVRVVAAIAETGASRYAGVAQDPARARRVRTQLTLIQRLVTAVVTVVAIAAMLLQFDAMKTFGTSMLASAGVLGIVAGIAAQSTLGNLFAGLSIAFGDMVRIGDTVVVDGEWGTVDEITVSYLVVLTWDERRITMPVSYFTSKPFENWSRGGPQMTGTVFLHLDHTTPIAELRAKTEEVVRASDAWDGRNWSLVVTDTTPSTIEVRAAMTARTADDIWTLRCEVREALITWLREKHPYALPRVRTTREPELPPAEPKAF, from the coding sequence ATGGAAGACGTGCTGCGACCGGTCATTGTGTTCGGTGGCGCGCTCGTGCTGGCCTATGTCCTCGCCTGGGGCGTCGACCAGCTGCTGAGCCGGATCGACGCCCGGCACCCGGAGACCCCCATGTGGGGGCTGCTGCGGCGGGGCCGGACACCGCTCCAGGCGGTGCTGTTCGTGGCGCTCGTACGTGGCTTCTTCGGCACTACCCATCTGGCGAAGGGCCGCCCGGAGACCGTAGAGGCCGTACAGCTCTGGCTGATGCTGATCATGATCGCCGCCTCGGCGTGGCTGGTGGTGCGGGTGGTCGCCGCCATAGCGGAAACGGGCGCGTCCCGCTATGCGGGCGTCGCGCAGGACCCGGCGCGGGCGCGGCGGGTACGGACCCAGCTGACGCTGATTCAGCGGCTGGTGACCGCCGTGGTCACGGTGGTCGCGATCGCGGCGATGCTGTTGCAGTTCGACGCGATGAAAACCTTCGGCACCTCGATGCTGGCCTCGGCGGGTGTGCTGGGCATCGTCGCCGGTATCGCGGCCCAGTCCACGCTGGGCAATCTCTTCGCCGGGTTGTCGATCGCCTTCGGCGACATGGTGCGGATCGGCGACACGGTGGTGGTGGACGGCGAGTGGGGCACGGTCGATGAGATCACCGTGTCGTATCTGGTCGTACTGACCTGGGACGAGCGCCGGATCACCATGCCGGTGTCGTACTTCACCAGCAAGCCCTTCGAGAACTGGTCGCGCGGTGGCCCCCAGATGACCGGCACGGTCTTTCTGCACCTGGACCACACCACTCCGATCGCCGAGCTGCGGGCCAAGACCGAGGAGGTCGTCCGGGCCAGCGACGCCTGGGACGGGCGCAACTGGAGCCTGGTGGTCACCGACACCACGCCCTCGACCATCGAGGTACGGGCTGCGATGACGGCCCGTACCGCCGATGACATCTGGACGCTGCGGTGTGAGGTGCGCGAGGCGCTGATCACCTGGCTGCGGGAGAAGCACCCCTACGCACTTCCGAGGGTGCGTACGACGCGGGAACCGGAACTCCCTCCCGCCGAACCGAAGGCGTTCTGA
- the lspA gene encoding signal peptidase II, with the protein MDEAPEQAADNVAGQFSSERPRGKRRIAVLLGVATFAYALDLISKLIVVEKLEHRPPIEVIGTLLQFQAVRNPGAAFGMGEALTIVFTAIAAAVIVVIFRIARKLYSTPWAIALGLLLGGAFGNLTDRIFRSPGVFQGAVVDFIAPAHFAVFNLADSAIVCGGILIVVLSFRGLDPDGTLHKD; encoded by the coding sequence ATCGACGAAGCGCCGGAGCAGGCTGCGGATAACGTGGCAGGGCAGTTCAGCAGTGAGCGTCCCAGGGGCAAGCGCCGGATCGCCGTGCTCTTGGGCGTGGCGACTTTCGCGTACGCGCTTGACCTGATCAGTAAGCTGATCGTGGTCGAGAAGCTGGAGCACCGCCCGCCGATTGAGGTGATCGGCACTCTGCTGCAGTTCCAGGCCGTGCGCAATCCGGGTGCCGCCTTTGGCATGGGGGAGGCGCTCACGATCGTTTTCACCGCCATCGCGGCGGCGGTGATCGTGGTGATCTTCAGGATCGCGCGCAAGCTCTACAGCACGCCGTGGGCCATCGCACTGGGGCTGCTGCTGGGCGGCGCCTTCGGCAATCTCACCGACCGGATCTTCCGCTCACCGGGCGTTTTCCAGGGCGCGGTCGTGGACTTCATCGCGCCCGCGCATTTCGCGGTCTTCAACCTCGCGGACTCGGCGATTGTCTGCGGTGGCATCTTGATCGTGGTGCTGTCCTTCCGGGGCCTGGACCCGGACGGGACCCTACACAAGGACTAG
- a CDS encoding serine/threonine-protein kinase, which yields MTGGTSGQIIDGRFELLERLASGGMGTVWRARDIALQREVALKEVRPPDPVMVPEGSEASRMLRERVMREAQALARLSHPNVVTIYHIIDQDPHPWLVMELLPGHTLQDQIAQGPLSPQEAARVGRDVLAALRAAHGAGIHHRDVKPANVLLRADGSAVLTDFGIAALQGSTSLTATGDLIGSPEYIAPERIRDAGDHPAADLWSLGMMLYAAVEGHSPMRRGTTLATLAAVLDEPIPPPVRSGPLTPVLNALLVRDPAARPDAGRLDRMLAEAANAPSAPVPYSPTQLDAARSAAAPTQPARTAPSERGGHRTVLFIGVITGAVALLGGLIGGGLLLAGKTGGSSTPAKPTEPTKPTNPTEPTPTEKGTGRERETETESPPGEQHARTWIAQLFSEPVSSGTAARDRRLAAVRKSVPEAQLLRSDDFASLNPGYWVIYAPGPFADGKAAVSFCGQRGRTTANTCVGRYLSHDAADKVYICHPKAGGTGRCTRS from the coding sequence ATGACCGGGGGTACCAGCGGGCAGATCATTGACGGACGCTTCGAACTGCTGGAGCGCCTCGCCAGCGGGGGCATGGGCACCGTATGGCGAGCGCGCGACATCGCACTCCAGCGCGAGGTGGCCCTGAAGGAAGTCCGCCCGCCCGACCCGGTGATGGTCCCGGAAGGCTCCGAGGCCTCGCGCATGCTGCGCGAACGTGTGATGCGCGAGGCTCAGGCGCTGGCCCGGCTCAGCCACCCCAATGTGGTGACGATCTACCACATCATTGACCAGGATCCGCATCCCTGGCTGGTGATGGAGCTGCTGCCGGGCCACACCCTGCAGGATCAGATCGCCCAGGGTCCGCTGTCCCCGCAGGAGGCCGCCCGGGTCGGACGTGATGTGCTGGCCGCACTGCGCGCCGCGCATGGCGCGGGCATCCACCACCGCGATGTGAAGCCCGCCAATGTGCTGCTGCGCGCGGATGGATCGGCCGTACTCACCGACTTCGGTATCGCCGCGCTGCAAGGCTCCACCTCGCTGACCGCGACCGGCGATCTGATCGGCTCGCCGGAGTACATCGCGCCCGAACGGATCCGGGACGCCGGGGACCATCCCGCTGCGGATCTGTGGTCCTTGGGGATGATGCTCTACGCAGCGGTGGAAGGGCACAGTCCCATGCGCCGGGGTACGACCCTGGCCACGCTCGCGGCCGTCCTCGATGAGCCGATCCCGCCGCCCGTACGCTCCGGCCCGCTTACGCCCGTTCTGAACGCCTTGCTGGTGCGGGACCCGGCCGCCCGGCCGGACGCGGGGCGGCTCGACCGGATGCTGGCCGAGGCGGCGAACGCCCCGTCGGCGCCGGTGCCGTACTCCCCCACGCAACTGGACGCCGCGCGCTCGGCCGCCGCGCCCACCCAGCCGGCGCGGACGGCACCCTCGGAGCGCGGCGGCCATCGCACCGTGCTGTTCATCGGTGTGATCACCGGGGCGGTGGCCCTGCTCGGTGGGCTGATCGGCGGCGGGCTGCTGCTGGCCGGCAAGACTGGCGGGTCCAGCACACCCGCAAAGCCCACGGAACCTACGAAGCCCACGAACCCCACAGAGCCCACGCCGACGGAGAAGGGGACCGGGAGGGAGAGGGAGACCGAGACGGAGAGCCCGCCCGGGGAGCAGCATGCCCGCACCTGGATCGCACAGCTCTTCTCCGAACCGGTCTCCTCCGGCACCGCCGCGCGGGACCGGCGGCTGGCGGCGGTCCGCAAGTCGGTGCCGGAGGCGCAGCTGCTGCGCAGCGACGACTTCGCCTCGTTGAACCCCGGCTACTGGGTGATCTACGCCCCCGGGCCGTTCGCCGACGGCAAGGCGGCCGTGAGTTTCTGCGGGCAGCGGGGGCGTACCACCGCGAACACATGCGTCGGCCGTTACCTCAGCCATGACGCAGCGGACAAGGTGTACATCTGCCACCCCAAAGCAGGCGGCACCGGCCGCTGCACCCGCTCCTAG
- a CDS encoding thioredoxin domain-containing protein, with amino-acid sequence MSKRNSQEAKRAARERLRIEREKQAKKDKLRRQLGVGAAVVAVLAIAAGIGVAVTKIGSGDDGDWSDAKKVAEGANSAGRYASYKTPDDTAGKHGTNVVIGDKDAKNTLTVYEDMRCPVCSAFEQANGETMTKDLEDGKYNVEFVFGTFLDNARGIEGTGSRNALSALGAALNVSPEAFMEYKKVLFSADVHPEENKDEFAKDDRLIELAQDVKALKGNKKFKAAVTNGTFDPWAVKMSAKFQDTKDVTGTPTLKLNGERIGIGAKLNAPMDPGQYSQLLKEKLKK; translated from the coding sequence ATGAGCAAGCGCAACAGCCAGGAAGCGAAGAGGGCGGCCCGCGAGCGGCTGCGGATCGAGCGGGAGAAGCAGGCGAAGAAGGACAAGCTGCGCCGTCAGCTGGGTGTCGGCGCCGCGGTCGTCGCCGTCCTCGCGATCGCAGCGGGCATCGGCGTCGCGGTCACCAAGATCGGCAGCGGCGATGACGGGGACTGGTCCGACGCGAAGAAGGTCGCCGAGGGCGCGAACAGCGCCGGGCGTTACGCCTCCTACAAGACCCCGGACGACACGGCGGGCAAGCACGGCACCAACGTCGTCATCGGCGACAAGGACGCCAAGAACACCCTTACGGTCTATGAGGACATGCGCTGTCCGGTCTGTTCCGCTTTCGAGCAGGCCAATGGTGAAACCATGACCAAGGATCTCGAGGACGGCAAGTACAACGTCGAGTTCGTCTTCGGTACCTTCCTCGACAACGCCAGGGGGATCGAGGGCACCGGCTCCAGGAACGCGCTCAGCGCGCTGGGCGCCGCACTGAACGTCAGCCCCGAGGCCTTCATGGAGTACAAGAAGGTGCTGTTCTCCGCGGACGTCCACCCGGAAGAGAACAAAGACGAGTTCGCCAAGGATGACCGTCTCATTGAGCTCGCTCAGGACGTCAAAGCGCTGAAGGGCAACAAGAAGTTCAAGGCCGCTGTCACCAACGGCACCTTTGACCCGTGGGCGGTGAAGATGTCCGCGAAGTTCCAGGACACGAAGGACGTCACCGGCACCCCGACCCTCAAGCTCAACGGCGAACGGATCGGGATCGGCGCCAAGCTCAACGCTCCCATGGACCCCGGCCAGTACAGCCAGCTGCTCAAGGAGAAGCTCAAGAAGTAG
- a CDS encoding TraR/DksA family transcriptional regulator, with product MVASKTAAKKTAAKKPAKKAAAKKTTAAARKASEEKPAKSAKPAKSTTKKAAGKAAPAKKAATKATKKTAKKPAKKPAAPAKRAPAEKPAAAPRKAAAKKTAAKKTAAKKADEQQTGAKTVAAKKTATEKPSAVPQARSASGAGNTELAVRAGEEPWTPEEVQEARAMLQSEAERLRAEISASEEALTGLMRDSGDGAGDDQADTGTKNITREHEMALAENAREMLYQTERALDRIEAGTYGLCESCGNPIGKARMQAFPRATLCVECKQKQERR from the coding sequence ATGGTGGCGAGCAAGACCGCCGCGAAGAAGACGGCAGCGAAGAAGCCGGCGAAGAAGGCTGCCGCCAAGAAGACCACCGCCGCGGCCAGGAAGGCCTCGGAGGAGAAGCCAGCGAAGTCAGCTAAGCCAGCGAAGTCAACGACCAAAAAGGCGGCAGGGAAGGCGGCACCAGCCAAGAAGGCCGCCACCAAGGCCACGAAGAAGACGGCGAAGAAGCCGGCGAAGAAGCCAGCCGCTCCAGCGAAGCGGGCCCCCGCCGAGAAGCCGGCAGCGGCCCCCAGGAAGGCGGCGGCCAAGAAGACCGCCGCGAAGAAGACGGCTGCCAAGAAGGCGGACGAACAGCAGACGGGAGCCAAGACGGTGGCTGCGAAGAAGACCGCGACCGAGAAGCCCTCGGCGGTACCCCAGGCCCGTAGCGCCTCGGGGGCCGGGAACACCGAGCTGGCTGTGCGCGCGGGGGAGGAGCCCTGGACCCCGGAAGAAGTGCAGGAAGCCCGTGCCATGCTGCAGAGCGAGGCGGAACGGCTGCGCGCGGAGATCAGTGCTTCCGAGGAGGCACTGACCGGTCTGATGCGGGATTCCGGCGATGGCGCCGGCGACGACCAGGCCGATACCGGCACCAAGAACATCACCCGAGAGCATGAGATGGCGCTCGCTGAGAACGCCCGGGAGATGCTGTATCAGACCGAGCGTGCCCTGGACCGGATCGAGGCCGGGACGTACGGCCTCTGCGAAAGTTGCGGGAACCCGATCGGCAAGGCCCGCATGCAGGCATTCCCGCGCGCTACGCTCTGTGTCGAGTGCAAGCAGAAGCAGGAGCGCCGCTAA